Proteins from a genomic interval of Nostoc sp. TCL240-02:
- a CDS encoding M56 family metallopeptidase: MHLIMILNALAVAWWLRSAWNQHQGSWSRRWQRSLFLFLFPPLLIFMTAIAVLFMGPQGQMGGMYTGSISYLLALIYLAFFAISCIKLAFQGWQSVESARNCPLVNVGDRRARLLQTGALFAGQIGFWQPELVVSQGLMQTLSPAHLESVLAHEQGHHHYRDTFWFFWLGWVRSCTAWLPNTEPLWEELLALRELRADGYAALQVDPLVLAESLLLVVSSGPVLSEICCAALGSSGADRLEQRVEALLAPPEPTPEAQLQSWRGFLLALLPLVTVMFHS, encoded by the coding sequence ATGCATCTAATAATGATTTTGAATGCTTTGGCAGTTGCCTGGTGGTTAAGATCCGCTTGGAATCAACATCAAGGCAGTTGGAGTCGGCGGTGGCAGCGATCGCTCTTTTTGTTTCTCTTCCCCCCCTTGCTAATTTTCATGACTGCGATCGCTGTGCTGTTCATGGGGCCTCAAGGACAAATGGGCGGGATGTATACAGGCTCAATTAGCTATTTACTAGCATTAATTTATTTGGCATTTTTTGCCATTTCATGCATTAAACTTGCCTTCCAGGGTTGGCAATCTGTAGAATCTGCCCGTAACTGCCCTTTAGTGAATGTTGGCGATAGACGAGCCAGACTGCTGCAAACGGGCGCGTTGTTTGCAGGTCAAATTGGTTTTTGGCAACCAGAACTAGTGGTTAGCCAAGGATTAATGCAAACTCTCTCACCCGCTCATTTAGAAAGCGTCTTAGCCCATGAGCAAGGGCATCATCATTATAGGGATACATTCTGGTTTTTCTGGCTAGGTTGGGTGCGTTCTTGCACTGCATGGTTGCCGAATACAGAGCCTTTGTGGGAAGAACTTTTAGCTTTGCGCGAACTCCGTGCCGATGGTTATGCAGCATTGCAGGTAGACCCTCTGGTGCTAGCAGAATCACTTTTATTAGTGGTTAGTAGCGGCCCCGTCTTATCAGAAATTTGCTGTGCTGCATTAGGTTCCTCTGGTGCAGATCGTTTAGAACAAAGAGTAGAAGCTTTGTTAGCACCACCAGAACCAACCCCAGAAGCTCAATTACAATCTTGGCGTGGCTTTCTTTTAGCTTTGTTACCTTTAGTAACTGTGATGTTTCATAGTTAA
- the rfbD gene encoding dTDP-4-dehydrorhamnose reductase: MTKSILLIGSNGQVGKELEQILSSYGNVISVARPIVDLAQPDNLRNFIRAKQPQIIINAAAYTAVDKAESEPELASAINATAPLIIAQESQKLGAFLIHISTDYVFDGNGYRPYQETDATNPLSVYGKTKLAGEEAIRETCAHHLILRTAWVYGTFGKSNFVKTMLRLGAERQELRVVADQIGSPTWAQDIAAVIAQTIPQLTPEISGTYHYTNSGVASWYDFAVAIFEEAQQLGFPLKIERIVPITTAEYPTPASRPSYSVLACGKISAILGTYAPHWRQRLRQMLRDLKIGNGT; the protein is encoded by the coding sequence ATGACTAAATCAATTTTGCTGATTGGTAGCAACGGTCAAGTGGGTAAGGAACTAGAACAAATCCTCTCAAGCTATGGCAATGTTATCTCAGTAGCACGCCCAATAGTAGACCTTGCCCAACCCGATAACCTCCGCAACTTTATCAGAGCAAAGCAGCCGCAAATCATTATTAATGCTGCTGCTTACACTGCTGTAGACAAAGCCGAAAGCGAACCCGAACTTGCTAGCGCTATTAATGCTACTGCACCCCTAATTATTGCCCAAGAAAGCCAAAAATTAGGAGCTTTTCTAATTCATATTTCGACCGATTATGTTTTTGATGGTAATGGGTATCGCCCTTACCAGGAAACCGATGCAACTAATCCCTTGAGTGTTTATGGTAAAACCAAACTTGCTGGAGAAGAAGCAATTCGGGAAACTTGCGCCCATCACCTCATCCTCCGTACTGCTTGGGTTTATGGAACCTTTGGCAAAAGTAATTTTGTTAAAACCATGCTGCGACTAGGTGCAGAACGCCAAGAACTCCGTGTTGTTGCTGATCAAATTGGTAGCCCGACTTGGGCGCAAGATATAGCCGCAGTCATCGCCCAGACGATTCCCCAGTTAACCCCAGAAATTAGCGGCACTTATCACTACACAAATAGCGGCGTTGCTAGCTGGTATGATTTTGCCGTTGCCATTTTTGAAGAAGCCCAACAGCTAGGCTTTCCTTTAAAAATTGAACGTATTGTCCCCATTACAACTGCCGAATATCCAACACCAGCAAGTCGCCCATCCTATTCTGTGCTTGCTTGTGGGAAAATTTCTGCGATTCTAGGGACTTATGCCCCTCATTGGCGACAAAGACTTCGGCAAATGCTTAGGGATTTGAAAATTGGGAATGGGACGTAG
- a CDS encoding 2-phosphosulfolactate phosphatase family protein — protein MKLFVYHTPELTPTGKAPECAIAVDVLRATSTIATVLAAGGEAVQVFSDLDKLVEVSEKWPAEKRLRAGERGGAKVPGFELGNSPLDCTPELVQGRRLFISTTNGTRALQRVQDSPNLLAAALINRAAVVQFLLEKQPETVWIVGSGWEGSFSLEDTVCAGAIAHSILQQTQLSPEELAGNDEVAGAIALYSQWQDNLLGLFHQASHGQRLLRLDCLDDLKYCSQTDILDVLPIQQETGVLKRG, from the coding sequence GTGAAGCTATTTGTATACCACACTCCTGAATTGACTCCAACGGGTAAAGCGCCAGAATGTGCGATCGCAGTCGATGTTTTGCGGGCTACTAGCACAATAGCGACAGTTTTGGCAGCTGGAGGCGAAGCTGTACAAGTATTCAGCGATTTAGACAAGTTAGTTGAAGTTAGCGAAAAATGGCCCGCTGAAAAACGGCTGCGAGCTGGAGAACGCGGTGGCGCGAAAGTACCTGGCTTTGAGTTGGGTAACTCTCCCCTCGATTGCACACCAGAATTAGTGCAGGGGCGACGGTTGTTTATCAGTACCACAAATGGCACTCGTGCTTTACAACGGGTACAAGACTCCCCAAATCTCTTAGCAGCTGCCTTGATTAACCGGGCGGCGGTAGTGCAATTTCTCCTAGAAAAACAACCAGAGACAGTGTGGATTGTCGGTTCCGGTTGGGAAGGTAGTTTTTCTTTAGAGGATACAGTTTGTGCGGGTGCGATTGCTCATAGTATTTTACAACAAACACAGTTGTCACCAGAAGAACTAGCTGGTAACGATGAAGTGGCTGGTGCGATCGCTCTTTACTCTCAGTGGCAAGATAATTTATTAGGATTATTCCACCAAGCTAGTCACGGACAACGATTGTTGCGTCTTGACTGTCTAGATGATTTAAAATATTGTTCCCAAACTGATATTTTAGATGTTTTGCCCATACAACAAGAGACGGGAGTTTTAAAAAGAGGATAG
- a CDS encoding BlaI/MecI/CopY family transcriptional regulator codes for MAPLPDYRPKQLSLGPLEAEILNIIWELGSATVKDVHDRILTDPNRELAYTSVTTVLRRLTDKGWLACDKKERAFYWRPMLSKQQSDVIKAHEQLQRFLAVGNPDVVAAFADSLDEAASEQIAAIAKRIQSARQAREEK; via the coding sequence ATGGCACCTTTACCCGACTACCGCCCTAAACAACTATCTTTAGGCCCGTTGGAAGCGGAAATTTTAAATATCATCTGGGAACTTGGTTCAGCCACAGTCAAGGATGTACACGATCGCATTTTGACTGATCCCAACCGCGAATTAGCCTATACTTCTGTCACCACCGTTTTACGTCGCCTCACTGATAAAGGTTGGTTAGCCTGCGATAAAAAAGAGCGAGCATTCTATTGGCGGCCAATGCTGAGTAAGCAGCAATCAGATGTCATCAAAGCTCATGAGCAGTTACAGCGATTTCTGGCAGTGGGGAACCCCGATGTTGTTGCAGCTTTTGCTGATAGTCTGGATGAAGCAGCTAGTGAGCAAATAGCAGCGATCGCCAAACGTATTCAATCTGCACGCCAGGCCAGGGAGGAAAAATGA
- a CDS encoding glucose-1-phosphate thymidylyltransferase, translating to MKALILSGGKGTRLRPLTYSGAKQLVPVANKPVLWYGIEEMVAAGITDIGIIISPETGAEVQGKTGNGEYFGANITYIVQEQPLGLAHAVQIAHLFLGDSPFVMYLGDNLIQLGELRYFLQQFSQQQPDALILLRSVANPSAFGVAEVDDTGRVLQLIEKPKIPPSNLALVGVYFFSHLIYDAIANIQPSARGELEITDAIQYLINQNKQVLAYNLQGWWLDTGKKDDLLEANRLILDTYLTASVLGEIDAQSQIIGRVQIGAKSKVINCTIRGPVVIGSNCHLENCFIGPYSSIANNATLIDTDLEHSVILEGAKIAGIHQRIIDSVIGQRAQLTLAPRRPKALRFLIGDDCQIELT from the coding sequence ATGAAAGCACTAATTCTCTCTGGTGGAAAAGGTACACGCCTACGTCCCCTTACTTATAGCGGCGCAAAACAACTCGTACCAGTTGCTAATAAACCTGTTTTGTGGTATGGCATTGAAGAAATGGTCGCTGCTGGGATTACTGATATTGGCATTATCATCAGCCCGGAAACTGGAGCAGAAGTCCAAGGGAAAACCGGAAATGGAGAATACTTTGGAGCAAACATCACCTACATCGTACAAGAGCAGCCACTTGGACTTGCTCACGCCGTCCAAATCGCCCATCTCTTTTTAGGAGATTCTCCTTTTGTCATGTATTTGGGCGATAACCTGATTCAACTAGGTGAATTACGTTACTTTCTGCAACAATTTAGCCAACAACAGCCAGATGCTCTGATTCTCTTGCGTTCAGTTGCCAACCCTAGCGCCTTTGGTGTAGCTGAGGTAGATGATACAGGACGGGTATTACAGTTAATTGAAAAACCCAAAATTCCTCCTTCAAATCTGGCATTGGTAGGGGTTTATTTTTTTTCTCACCTCATCTATGATGCGATCGCAAATATCCAACCTTCTGCCAGAGGCGAACTAGAAATCACTGATGCTATTCAATACCTAATTAATCAGAATAAGCAAGTTTTAGCATATAATCTTCAAGGCTGGTGGCTTGACACTGGTAAAAAAGATGACTTATTAGAAGCTAACCGATTGATTCTCGATACGTATTTGACAGCATCAGTTCTTGGCGAAATCGATGCCCAAAGTCAGATTATTGGGCGAGTCCAAATCGGTGCAAAATCTAAAGTAATTAACTGCACAATTCGGGGGCCAGTAGTCATTGGTAGCAATTGTCATTTAGAAAACTGCTTTATTGGCCCTTATAGTAGTATTGCTAACAATGCGACACTAATTGATACTGATTTAGAACACAGCGTGATTTTAGAAGGCGCTAAAATTGCCGGAATTCATCAGCGCATTATTGATAGTGTGATTGGGCAACGGGCACAATTGACTCTTGCACCTCGCCGCCCCAAAGCCTTGCGATTTCTAATTGGCGATGACTGTCAAATTGAACTAACCTGA
- the rfbC gene encoding dTDP-4-dehydrorhamnose 3,5-epimerase, with the protein MSIVHTRIPEVIQLEPKVFADDRGFFFEAYNDRKFAQETGIVTNFVQDNHSCSKQNVLRGLHYQIQQPQGKLVRAIVGTIFDVAVDIRKSSATFGKWVSYELSAENKRVLWIPPGFAHGFLVLSEIAEVLYKATDYYAPQGDRTILWNDPDLAIDWPLSGPPILSAKDQAGKPLRTAELFD; encoded by the coding sequence ATGAGTATTGTACATACCAGAATTCCCGAAGTTATACAACTCGAACCCAAAGTATTTGCAGACGATCGCGGATTCTTTTTTGAAGCCTACAACGACCGGAAATTTGCTCAAGAGACTGGTATTGTTACCAACTTCGTCCAGGATAACCACTCTTGCTCTAAACAAAATGTACTACGGGGATTGCACTATCAAATTCAACAACCTCAAGGTAAACTTGTTCGGGCCATTGTTGGTACTATCTTTGACGTAGCCGTAGATATTAGAAAAAGTTCGGCTACCTTTGGTAAATGGGTAAGTTATGAACTCAGTGCTGAGAACAAACGTGTACTGTGGATACCACCAGGCTTTGCTCACGGGTTTCTTGTGCTTTCAGAAATAGCCGAAGTTCTCTATAAAGCTACAGATTACTACGCACCCCAAGGCGATCGCACCATATTATGGAACGATCCAGATTTAGCGATAGATTGGCCCCTGAGTGGGCCACCGATTTTATCAGCTAAAGACCAAGCCGGGAAACCTTTGAGAACTGCTGAACTATTTGATTAA